The DNA sequence TTCTTTGAGATATTTTTGCAGAGAGTCAGTTGTCTGTTTTTTATCCCAGGGACATCCCTGAGGTCCGCGCAGAATTTGAATGGTATTAAGTAATTTGTCAATAGATATAGTGCTGTTTTTCATAAATATAAGAGATATAATCTGTGTCCTGCAACAAAAAGCTAGCAATATTTTGAGAGATGCTTTAGGTTGTTAGACAGCTACGGAGAGAGATAGTTATTCGCACCTGATAAAGTAAAAAAAATGTTGACATAGGTCACCTGACCAACTAATTAGGTTTGCTTTCCGGTGAAATATGACAATATGGATGCAGCCTCAAAAAATAAATCTGAAGGTAAATTAACTCATTTAGTAAATATATGCTATCAAGCATAGCTATAAAAAATCAGTTTTTACATTAACAGTTAAAATCAGTGAAGAAGGAATAAAATGGAAGACGACAAGAAACAAAACATACTATTAGAGAAGCATAAGGATATTGCCCGAATCGACCAGGAATCCAAACGCACCCACGGTTGGTATGTGCGGGTTCGTTTTCTGGGTAAGACTCATTCAAAATTTTTCTCCGATAAAAAGTGTGGCGGACGTTATTCAAGCCTGCTTTCCGCTATCTCCTGGAGAGACAAGACAGAAGGCAAGCTCGGTAAAATTCGTACCAATAAGCACATGGTTACCGTCAGCAACTCCGGAACCGGAGTTGTCGGAGTGAGGTTGAATGACAAATTGAACAGGTATGAAGTAAGTTGGGTTACCGACAGCGGCAAACAAGGCAAGACATCAGTTTCCATTGCCAAACACGGCAAAAAAAATGCTTTCAATAAAGCATGCTCAATCCGAAAGCAGAAGGAATTTGAAAGATTGGGCTATACCACCTGATCTTGCTTAAAGATGATTGGCCTCTGGGTTGGGTTGTAAGGCAAGGGAACAGAAGCAGTATTCTTCTTCTGTTCCCTTTTTTGTTGTGATGGACTCGTAAAAAAAATCACGATCGGCTCATTTCGGTTTCTACGTTTAGTTTAAAGAGCTTTTTTAGAATCCATCCCAATGACTTTTAGTAAGATCACCTATTGTGAGAACAGATAGGGAAGGTATTCCATTTTCATGGAAACTGCTGTATATTAAAAATAAATATTGACATAAGTCTCATTAAAGTGTCAAATTCAATGTTCTGGTAAAAATAATTATATTGTAATTGAATAACTTGCGTAGATGAGGATCATATAATGTATGCTATAGTCCGTACCGGTGGAAAACAGTATCAGGTTGCCCAGGGAGATCAACTCCGCGTCGAGAAAATCAACGGTGAGGTTGGTGATACTGTCGAGCTCAATGATGTACTCATGGTTGTCAATGAAGAAAATGTTGATATCGGTACGCCGCAGCTTGAAAATGCTAAGGTAAGCGCGACCATTGTTGAGCAGGGAAAAGCAAAGAAAGTAATTGTTTTCAAAAAGAAAAGAAGAAAGGGATATCGCCTGAAGCAGGGACACAGGCAGCTCTACACTGCTCTTGCGATCAAAGAAATTACGGTGTAAACCTTCGGTGACGTAAAACTGGTGTCCGCCAGGAATGAACAATTTCGAACTACGCTATCTGTTCCTCATTGAACACATGGAGTTAGAGTGAATTTTTGCATTTATGGATGGGCACAAGCTGTAATAAGGAGTAAGAAATGGCACATAAGAAAGCGGGCGGAAGTTCAAGAAACGGTCGTGACAGCAAAGGACAGCGTAGAGGCGTAAAGAAATTTGGTGGAGAAGAAGTCAAGGCGGGCAATATAATTGTGCGTCAGCTTGGAACCAAGATTCATCCCGGTACCAACGTAGGTTGTGGGCGGGATTACACCTTATTTGCTAAAATAGACGGCGTTGTAACGTTTGAGGCATTCGGAAAAGACAGAAAGAGAGTCAGTATTTACCCTGCAGCATAGAAACTCCGATAACCATCAATGCCGTCAGGCTAGGCCTTTTAAAAAAATGAAAACTCGACCTCATGGAATTGATGGTCGAGTTTTTTTGTGCGGTTACACTCTCCTTGTCATCCAAGCTGTTATTTGCTGCGGTCTCTCCGTTCTCCTGGATTCAACAGGCAACATCAACAAAAAGAGTAATTGAAGTTTTTCCTCTGATGTTTCAGGATGAGAAAAGAACCGATAATCTGGATTGATAATCTCCTGAAGTCATCCGATAAGTGCAGATTTCGGGAAGGATCGAAATCAGAAGTGTGTGAAACGGTAATTCGGCACTACACGTGGTACGGCGAATCGTCGTGTCAGATCTACAACGATGTAGATCGAGCTTTTCACGAATCCATTTGGATAGATAATCATCCGGGAATACTCCTTCCTTATTCTCTTTCTTGATGCAGATAAATTATCATTATACACAGTTCCCGGTGAGAAAACTGAAATGACCTTTATAGATGAAGCCAAATTTAATGTAAAAGCCGGAGATGGTGGGAACGGATGCGTTAGCTTCCGAAGAGAGAAGTACGTTCCCAAAGGCGGCCCCAATGGTGGCGATGGTGGCCATGGGGGCAGTGTGGTCATCGTTGCCAGCAGCAAACTCCATTCTCTCATCGATTTCAGATTCAGATCCCATTTCAAAGCTGAAAGAGGCATGCATGGTCAGGGAAAGAACATGCACGGCAGGAAAGGGAAAGATTGTATCGTCACGGTTCCCGTGGGATCTGTGATCAAAGATGCTGAGAGCAATGATATCCTGGCTGATCTGGTCCATGAGGGTGACCGGTTCATTGCTGCTGAGGGCGGTTCCGGAGGTCTAGGCAACAGCCATTTTGCCAGCGGTTCAAACAGGACACCTCGATTTGCCACAAAAGGAAAGGAAGGGGAGGAGAGGTGGCTGAAAATCGAACTCAAGCTTATAGCGGACGTAGGTTTGGTCGGATTGCCCAATGCCGGTAAATCGACGCTTTTGTCAAAATTGTCTGCAGCTAATCCCAAAATTGCCGATTACCCGTTTACTACTCTGGAACCGCAGCTTGGAGTACTTCACCTTCCCTATCACAAAAGCTGTATCATTGCCGATATACCCGGACTCATAGAGGGAGCAAGCGAAGGAGTTGGTTTGGGCCATATCTTTTTGCGGCATATTGAAAGAACTAAAATCCTTCTTCATGTAATTGATGCTTCTCAGGAAAATGCAGTTCCTGATTTTAAAATAATTAATGCAGAACTGGAAAACTATAAAGAGGAGCTGCTGCAGAGAAAACACCTTGTTGTTCTCAATAAATCTGATATTACTGATGTCAAACGACTGGAGAATCTGAAGAAATACTTTGAACAAGAAGGATATCAAGCCGTGGAAATATCTGCTCTTCAGGAGGACAATATAGAATCCTTGAAAGAATTAATCGGCAATATTCTATTCTTAGACTCTTGATAATATAATGAAAAGCTGCTACCAACTTAGATGACTGGATAGTTAGTTTTATAAGGATCAGGTTGGAGATCGGGCTATTTCGACAGCATCACTATGATTGGGTTAATTACGGTGCGAAAATTCTCTAGTTATAGCTCAGGGGCCCGTCTGAACCTTTTTCCGGAATATATGTACTCGTCAGACGATATTCTCTCGTTTGAGAGAAATTTTCCTCCTGATGTTATCACTGGGAAATGATATGACATTACAACATATTAAAGATCACGAACTTCAATGCCGAGATGCTTTGTTTGCCAGGGCAAAACGAATCGTTATAAAGGTTGGAAGCGCTGTTTTGACCTCTTCCAATAGCATGAATCTTGAAGTTATTGAAAACATCGCCAAAGAGATCTCCTTTCTGCACAGCAGCGGCAGGGAAGTTATCCTGGTGAGCTCGGGAGCAGTAGCCGCAGGGAAAAACAAAATCTCCTTCATCGATGATAGAGATATTTCTTTGCAGGAAAAACAGGCCTTGGCCGCAATCGGCCAATCTCATTTAATGCATATTTACGACTCGGCTTTTCTGAAACACGGGAAAAATATAGCTCAAGCCCTGTTGACGCATGCCGATCTTGCTCATAGAGACAGGTATGTCAACTTCAAAAATACCATCTTCACCCTTCTGAAAATGGGAGTCATCCCCATTATTAATGAAAATGACACGGTTGCAACAGAGGAACTCCAGTTTGGTGATAATGATAATCTGGGAGCACTTGTCACTAATCTCATCGAAGCCGATATGTTCATTTGTCTGACTGATGTAGATTGCCTTTACACCGCAAATCCTGGGACCGACAGCACTGCAGAACCCGTCCATACAGTTGTCGAGGTCAACGAGGACATTGAGCGAATGGCCGGCCATAGCAAGAGCGCCTTGGGAACAGGCGGCATGCGCAGCAAAATTTTAGCGGCGAAAAAGGTGGCTGCCGGGGGTGGCTCATCTTTCATTGGACCCGGGAGAATGGAAGGAATTCTACAAAAAATATTTTCAGGTGAAATGATAGGCACCTTTTTCCTGCCCCAGGGAAGAAAACTTCAGGGCAGGAAGCAGTGGATCGCCTTCGTTTTAAAGCCCAAAGGTATTTTAGAGTTGGATTGCGGAGCAGGTCAGGCCATATGCTGTAACGGCAGAAGCCTGCTGCCCTCCGGTATAGTCTCTGTCAAAGGAAAATTTAATGTGGGTGAGTCCGTTCAATGTGTTGATAGCGAAGGTCGCATTATTGCCATAGGCACTACCAATTACCGGGCAGAGGAGATAGACCGTATAAAAGGTTCCAACTCGGGAAAGATCCAAAATATACTTGGACATCGAGAGAGTGATGTCGTCATTCACAGGGACAACCTCGTTATTTTGTAATGGTATACCGGAGGATTATATGAATGCACTGGAAAAAGACATTATCTCTGTAAGCCGGAGAGCTCGGCAGGCCTCGCGCGCTTTTCAATCTGCCTCATCTGAGATCAAGAACAGGGTGCTTGCCAAAATTGCCGACCTGCTCGATAAACGCAGAGCATTTATACAAGAAGAAAATGCTAAGGACCTGGAAAGCGGCAAAAAAGCAGGACTTTCCTCGGCCATGCTGGATCGGCTGCACCTCTCCGATGCTGTCATAGATTCTATGATAGCCGGTCTTGAAGAGGTTATTTCACTCCCGGATCCGGTGGGCAGGATCAGTTCACTGGCTCGCCGTCCCAACGAAATGCTGGTCGGACGCATGAATGTTCCCCTGGGAGTGATCGGCATGATTTATGAATCCCGTCCCAATGTCACGGTGGACGCCGCGGCCCTGTGCCTTAAGGCCGGTAACTGTGTTATTCTCAGGGGAGGTTCGGAGGCATTCCATTCCAATAACGCTCTGGCTGGGGTCCTGCAGGAGGCCCTTATTCTCTGCGGCCTCAATGAGAATACAGTCCAGGTGATTCCGGTTAAAGAACGAGAAGCGGTCTCTGTACTGCTGCGCCAGGAAAAATATATCGATCTTCTCATTCCCCGTGGTGGTGAGGGCCTGATTCGTTTCGTTTCTGAAAACAGCCGGATCCCAGTGTTAAAGCATTATAAAGGTGTTTGTCATATATTTGTCGACCGGCTGGCCGATCTCGACAAGGCCACTCCGATTATCCTCAATGGGAAGGTGCAGCGGCCGGGTGTATGTAATGCGCTTGAGGGATTACTGATCCATCAGGATATCGCAGAACATTACCTTCCTGTCATAGCCGGGGCGCTTCATCGGCACGGAGTTCGGCTGCTCGGCTGTGAGAAGGCCGTGAAAATTGAGGCAAACATCGAACAAGCAGATGATTCCGACTGGGGCACTGAATTCCTGGACCTGATACTCACGGTGAAAGTTGTGGAGGGGTACGATGAGGCCAAGGAATATATTGAACGATATGGTTCACAACATACCGAATGTATTTTAACAGAAGATTATTCTCTGGCACATAAATTTGTCCGGGAAATAGACGCCTCGGCGGTAATGGTCAACGCCTCAACTCGATTTAACGACGGCAGCCAACTCGGTCTTGGCGCCGAGATCGGTATCAGTACCACCAAACTGCACGCCTATGGCCCAATGGGGCTTGAAGAGCTGACCACGAAAAAATTCGTGGTATTCGGCGAGGGGCAGGTGAGAAGCTGATGCGGGCAACAGGTTTGTTCGGCGGCACTTTCGATCCCGTTCATGTCGGTCACATAGAACTTGCCCGGCATGCCCTTGAATATTGCCGTCTTGCAGAAGTTGTTTTCATACCGGCAGCCTCTCCGCCCCACAAGTCGCGGAAACACCTGACTGCCTTTCACCATAGAGTAGCAATGCTGACTCTGGCAACAGAAGGTGAAAGCCGTTTTTCCGTATGTGAAGTAGAAAAAGACCTGCCTCCTCCCACCTATACCGTAGACACTCTGAATCATCTTCTGCAAAAAAATACCTGCGCTACTGAATACTATTTTATAATCGGCATCGATGCTTTTCTTGATATTCATACCTGGAAGGAGTATGAAAAAGTAATCGGCCAGGTTCATTTTATCGTTGCTGCCAGA is a window from the Desulfopila inferna genome containing:
- a CDS encoding AP2 domain-containing protein, which encodes MEDDKKQNILLEKHKDIARIDQESKRTHGWYVRVRFLGKTHSKFFSDKKCGGRYSSLLSAISWRDKTEGKLGKIRTNKHMVTVSNSGTGVVGVRLNDKLNRYEVSWVTDSGKQGKTSVSIAKHGKKNAFNKACSIRKQKEFERLGYTT
- the rplU gene encoding 50S ribosomal protein L21 → MYAIVRTGGKQYQVAQGDQLRVEKINGEVGDTVELNDVLMVVNEENVDIGTPQLENAKVSATIVEQGKAKKVIVFKKKRRKGYRLKQGHRQLYTALAIKEITV
- the rpmA gene encoding 50S ribosomal protein L27; the encoded protein is MAHKKAGGSSRNGRDSKGQRRGVKKFGGEEVKAGNIIVRQLGTKIHPGTNVGCGRDYTLFAKIDGVVTFEAFGKDRKRVSIYPAA
- the obgE gene encoding GTPase ObgE — its product is MTFIDEAKFNVKAGDGGNGCVSFRREKYVPKGGPNGGDGGHGGSVVIVASSKLHSLIDFRFRSHFKAERGMHGQGKNMHGRKGKDCIVTVPVGSVIKDAESNDILADLVHEGDRFIAAEGGSGGLGNSHFASGSNRTPRFATKGKEGEERWLKIELKLIADVGLVGLPNAGKSTLLSKLSAANPKIADYPFTTLEPQLGVLHLPYHKSCIIADIPGLIEGASEGVGLGHIFLRHIERTKILLHVIDASQENAVPDFKIINAELENYKEELLQRKHLVVLNKSDITDVKRLENLKKYFEQEGYQAVEISALQEDNIESLKELIGNILFLDS
- the proB gene encoding glutamate 5-kinase, with the protein product MTLQHIKDHELQCRDALFARAKRIVIKVGSAVLTSSNSMNLEVIENIAKEISFLHSSGREVILVSSGAVAAGKNKISFIDDRDISLQEKQALAAIGQSHLMHIYDSAFLKHGKNIAQALLTHADLAHRDRYVNFKNTIFTLLKMGVIPIINENDTVATEELQFGDNDNLGALVTNLIEADMFICLTDVDCLYTANPGTDSTAEPVHTVVEVNEDIERMAGHSKSALGTGGMRSKILAAKKVAAGGGSSFIGPGRMEGILQKIFSGEMIGTFFLPQGRKLQGRKQWIAFVLKPKGILELDCGAGQAICCNGRSLLPSGIVSVKGKFNVGESVQCVDSEGRIIAIGTTNYRAEEIDRIKGSNSGKIQNILGHRESDVVIHRDNLVIL
- a CDS encoding glutamate-5-semialdehyde dehydrogenase, translated to MNALEKDIISVSRRARQASRAFQSASSEIKNRVLAKIADLLDKRRAFIQEENAKDLESGKKAGLSSAMLDRLHLSDAVIDSMIAGLEEVISLPDPVGRISSLARRPNEMLVGRMNVPLGVIGMIYESRPNVTVDAAALCLKAGNCVILRGGSEAFHSNNALAGVLQEALILCGLNENTVQVIPVKEREAVSVLLRQEKYIDLLIPRGGEGLIRFVSENSRIPVLKHYKGVCHIFVDRLADLDKATPIILNGKVQRPGVCNALEGLLIHQDIAEHYLPVIAGALHRHGVRLLGCEKAVKIEANIEQADDSDWGTEFLDLILTVKVVEGYDEAKEYIERYGSQHTECILTEDYSLAHKFVREIDASAVMVNASTRFNDGSQLGLGAEIGISTTKLHAYGPMGLEELTTKKFVVFGEGQVRS
- the nadD gene encoding nicotinate-nucleotide adenylyltransferase, whose amino-acid sequence is MRATGLFGGTFDPVHVGHIELARHALEYCRLAEVVFIPAASPPHKSRKHLTAFHHRVAMLTLATEGESRFSVCEVEKDLPPPTYTVDTLNHLLQKNTCATEYYFIIGIDAFLDIHTWKEYEKVIGQVHFIVAARPGYTVSDLQECIASLHYQKKVDHWYNASSKRKIYYLELELADVSSTDIRKTAGSSTLPKDAIAPAVFKYIKDHNLYSSGR